A single region of the Epinephelus moara isolate mb chromosome 14, YSFRI_EMoa_1.0, whole genome shotgun sequence genome encodes:
- the ky gene encoding kyphoscoliosis peptidase encodes MSAKVAIQKFSFPFSCAARLPQQDEVTQEGCAQVKLHDLQENRILSEANPVAVIGALVHHESQAQGSPKPPPGGDAAAAQVLVCAEASQSAVLSRHAVFEKLTVESEDQRPAAKRQLSSESAARTITVVKKSAVRKEAEEHRLLKPKAHLGQRVTPCPAAAGKRKRRKDLFTNSEVFHRVDSHVIRAGAELKEKRVYDVKTIAQCITQGARNELERLRAIWVWLCHNIEYDVSGFLGRSEKLSSPEEVIAAGRGVCCGYSSLCTEMCREVGIDCQEVPGHSKGVGYLQGQSLKNVKSDHLWNSVLLGGQWFLLDACWGAGRVDMENESFVKRFDDFYFLTDPEEFIDSHFPDEEKWQLLDTPIALEEFERRVFKTSAFFTSGLRLMQPHHFHIVTDDGEANVSLGFSRPTTFTYEITQHQDLLHCGAPEQKESCNSSFGLLTVSHRSMKLQLLPPASGVYDVKVFARPETATTPLIWVCSYTVECPVPRAMEEIPENPFLSWGLQPVAGSLGVAGSSQGSKAAEVEEGVFELMLKTSRPLMALCELVHPQLEASVAKRCLATQIQADVLTCHVLCPLRGFYRLSVFVRDYEKTDAKFQNAANFLLHCKGKVVSPEELFPPNLGSVCGPGTRTSEAGLSKFSHTTALVSTQQGKCNITFHNQRDLELHTVLSREESKAKAVPLTRHVFCTYTDSKVTVSVSLPEAGVYRLGLYAKITPAGDFNPMCDFVLRNSCDQPGPPFPCVYSAWRKGCVLFEPRVGLLEPLSWVRFRVRVPGAQRVSVMGETRTDLKLNKSRVWEGEVFSGNGLQQLKLAAATSGESTDMSVLMTFDIKQLEREV; translated from the exons ATGTCAGCTAAAGTTGCCATTCAGAAGTTCTCCTTCCCCTTCTCCTGCGCTGCACGCCTGCCTCAGCAAGATGAGGTGACCCAGGAGGGATGTGCACAGGTGAAGCTCCATGACCTCCAGGAGAATCGAATCCTGAGCGAAGCAAACCCTGTTGCTGTGATCGGAGCTCTGGTGCATCATGAGAGTCAGGCCCAGGGGAGTCCGAAGCCTCCTCCTGGGGGAGACGCAGCAGCCGCCCAGGTCCTGGTCTGTGCTGAAGCTTCCCAGAGTGCTGTGCTCTCTAGGCACGCCGTGTTTGAGAAGCTGACAGTTGAAAGTGAAGATCAGCGCCCTGCGGCAAAGAGACAGCTGTCGTCCGAGAGCGCAGCCAGAACCATCACTGTGGTGAAGAAGAGCGCTGTGAGGAAGGAGGCGGAGGAGCACAGGCTCCTGAAGCCTAAAGCTCACCTGGGACAGAGGGTGACACCGTGCCCTGCGGCGGCAGGGAAAAGGAAGCGCCGAAAGGACCTCTTCACCAACTCTGAGGTGTTCCACAGGGTCGATTCACACGTCATCAGGGCCGGAGCAGAG ctgaAGGAAAAGCGTGTGTATGATGTAAAGACGATAGCACAGTGTATCACACAAGGAGCCAGGAATGAGCTGGAGCGGCTTCGTGCCATCTGGGTCTGGCTGTGCCATAACATCG AGTACGATGTGAGCGGGTTCCTCGGCCGCTCGGAGAAGCTGAGCTCACCGGAGGAGGTGATTGCGGCCGGTCGGGGCGTGTGCTGCGGCTACTCCAGCCTCTGTACTGAGATGTGCAG AGAGGTGGGCATCGATTGCCAAGAGGTGCCGGGCCACAGCAAGGGCGTCGGGTACCTTCAGGGTCAGAGCCTCAAGAATGTGAAATCTGATCACCTGTGGAACTCTGTGCTTCTGGGAGGACAGTGGTTCCTGCTGGACGCCTGCTGGGGAGCAGGACGAGTGGACATGGAGAACGAAAGCTTCGTCAAAAG GTTCGATGATTTCTATTTCCTGACGGACCCAGAGGAGTTCATAGATTCACACTTCCCCgatgaggagaaatggcagCTCCTTGACACGCCCATCGCCCTGGAGGAGTTTGAGAGGAGAGTCTTCAAGACTTCAGCCTTCTTCACCTCGGGGCTGCGACTGATGCAGCCTCATCACTTCCACATCGTCACAG ATGACGGCGAGGCTAACGTGTCCCTCGGCTTCTCCAGGCCGACAACTTTTACGTATGAGATCACGCAGCACCAGgacctcctccactgtggcGCTCCAGAGCAGAAAGAGTCCTGCAACTCGTCCTTCGGCCTCCTGACGGTTTCCCATCGGAGCATGAAGCTGCAGCTCCTGCCGCCTGCGAGCGGCGTGTACGACGTGAAGGTGTTTGCCAGACCTGAAACAGCCACCACGCCTCTGATTTGGGTCTGCTCCTACACAGTCGAGTGTCCCGTCCCCAGGGCCATGGAGGAGATCCCAGAGAACCCCTTCCTGTCTTGGGGTCTGCAGCCTGTTGCGGGGTCTCTGGGTGTTGCAGGGAGCAGTCAGGGCAGCAAggctgcagaggtggaggagggtgtcTTTGAGCTGATGTTGAAGACGTCCAGGCCTCTGATGGCGCTGTGTGAACTGGTCCACCCACAGCTGGAGGCTTCAGTCGCCAAGCGCTGCCTGGCTACTCAGATTCAGGCGGATGTCCTGACGTGTCACGTCCTGTGCCCCCTGCGTGGCTTCTACCGGCTCTCAGTGTTTGTGCGGGACTACGAGAAGACAGACGCCAAGTTCCAGAATGCCGCAAACTTCCTGTTGCACTGCAAAGGGAAGGTGGTCAGTCCGGAGGAGCTCTTCCCTCCTAACCTGGGCTCGGTGTGTGGGCCGGGGACCCGCACATCAGAGGCGGGGCTGTCCAAATTCAGCCACACGACGGCGCTGGTGAGCACCCAGCAAGGCAAGTGTAACATCACCTTCCACAACCAGCGTGACCTGGAGCTTCACACTGTgctgagcagagaggagagcaaaGCAAAAGCCGTCCCGCTCACACGGCACGTCTTCTGCACGTACACAGACAGCAAGGTGACGGTGAGCGTCAGCCTGCCTGAGGCGGGGGTGTATCGGCTGGGTCTGTACGCTAAGATCACCCCCGCTGGAGATTTTAACCCCATGTGTGACTTTGTTCTGAGGAACAGCTGCGATCAGCCGGGGCCTCCGTTCCCCTGCGTCTACTCAGCCTGGAGGAAAGGCTGCGTGCTCTTTGAGCCCCGCGTGGGCCTGCTGGAGCCCCTCTCATGGGTCCGCTTCAGGGTGAGGGTCCCCGGGGCCCAGAGGGTGAGCGTGATGGGTGAGACAAGAACTGATCTCAAACTGAATAAGAGCAGAGTCTGGGAGGGGGAGGTTTTCAGTGGAAACGGTCTCCAGCAACTGAAACTGGCCGCCGCCACCTCGGGAGAATCCACTGACATGTCTGTTTTGATGACCTTTGACATCAAGCAGCTGGAGAGAGAAGTGTGA